GCCCTAAAAATAACATTTGACAAAAACTATTCATGTGACCTattgaatgtttcaaaattttatgcagaaatcaaaaattacaataactTTTACGTTGGCTCGAATATtctaatttttggttttaaaaatggaattttttccgaGCATTTCAGTGATGACGAAAGAAAACTAGAGACTTTTGTGTGGCTTattgaaatgaatcaaaatttgattacctTAAAAATTACGACGATTTTTACTTTGGTCCCAAATCATATATTTTTGAccttaaaaattgacaatcattttcgtaggtaaatttttgCCATCACAATAAAACATACTCCTTTGACTTTTCAAAGTACGTagatcaacgtttttttttaacgaatttgaaaacggattttttttaaaatgatcgtTTTATCAAAAGTGTTGCCTTTTTTCAGCAGAGTTGGATTATctcaatttaggaaaaattttaaaaacggagcattttagaaaaataattgttgagATGTAAAACGATTGTAAATTCAAGAATCTAAAACTTTGGTTTTAGGGTAAGTAATCATTTTTGTTATAAAACACTTTATTGAGCCTCCAGATCATCTCGACGTTTCGAGCATcccattttgaatttcagaattttcacttTGCAGTTTctcgtaaaatattttgaaaatgaagcttaaaaaaaattatataatcaaATGTTTacaataggaaatttcattttttggagtttCAGGGTTCCATAGTTTTTATTGGAAGACCTTTTGTTCATCCTCCAAAAAGGTTCAGAAATTAGaacgtttcattttcaagttaccCCACAATCAAAATACGTTTTtgctaaattaaaaaaaaagatcgaaaacggatgaaaaattgaaaaacgtttaTGAAATTGGgttctagaatttttttgttgcctaaaaacaatttttttccaaaatttaataacTCTCATTGATGGCTTGATGGATGCTTGATGGgcccaattttccaatttccatacATTTAAAACCACAAATTAGTGGCTGCCAATTCtcgagatgaaattttgtcaacaacAAACGCACGCGATAATCCGCATTTCCAGCATTGTTCAACCATTCGCAATGATAAGCATTTCCATAAATCCGGAGAAGATCTCGCGTATCATAAAggggggaaaaaatttatatttttgtgtaaaaaatttcgTCTTTGCACGTATCGTAAATTACGTATAGGTAGTGGAAGCAAGACAACATAAAAATATGGCCGGTACCGGTAGCAGTTGTACGTGTCGCATATGCCTATCTTCGCAGGACACCGAACATCTAATTAGACCGTGTAATTGCAGAGGTAGATATAAACTTAATTGATCTTGCTCTGTGGCGTAGATAATTCGCATTTTAGTTTAttctacgagtacgtatatGTAGTATACATACGTGTGTGGTGAATAGGTTTACCCAAGGTACCTACAATATAATATACTTCCTTGTAAACGTGTATAATCGTATTGTAGTACATATGTGGATAAATGCATACAATTTCTGGTAGCTAGATAGAGATGTGGTTAATGAAGGAAAGAGACGTAGACGAGGGTAGCTTTAAGGATAGTGAACGTCGTTTAGTTTACCTTAAAGCCgaatgatacctacctacgtttgtATTTCGCAGTAGGTAGGCTACTACTTGGGGTAATTTGCATGTCGATTTTATGCTTTGTAAATGGATATGGAATAATAAAATTTGTCAGTTCGGAGAGTGTGATGAGGAGAGGGGAGGTAGCtcggtgttttaaaaatttgctgtagCGTggttagaaaaacaaaaaggtctaacgaatttttttgtacgtttttgaCCGTCTCTTTGCCATAGGAACAATGGAATTCGTGCACGCATTCTGCCTGCAAAATTGGATAGCGGTGAGTTCGCGACTAAGTTGCGAAGTATGCCAATGTGGATATCGCGGCCGTAAAATGAGCAAATACGGCGTACTCTCCTCCATATATCCGTATTTACAAGCGCGATGGTACCAGCCAAAAATCAATCTTTCTTTGCTCTTCGTATTCCATCTAATCGAGCAGATATTCTTAGAAACGAGGGATTATTACACCAAGAAGGGCAAATACCGCAGCAGACGCGATACGTTAAAGTGTCGTTTATTCGCTTCGATCGTATTTCGCTGGCTGACCATGATGCTGAATCCGCGTCATTCGTTACTGGTGACGATGGTGTTGCGAGACTGGTCGACGTGGATGCAAACCCAAGTCATATTTGTATTGGATCGAAAAACTCCTCCGAAGTGAATAGACGAGCTGCGTGCGCGCTTTTATGTGCATATATTTTTTTGCTAGAACGCGACGATAAATTCACGTGCTCGTAAAATTGTATGACCGGAttgcgaataaaataaaaaaaattcaaaccgtaACGCGGGCGAATGTAAAAATGCACTCGTGTTGAATTATTTCGTATGATGGATATTTTCATTGAATATGACTCGAGTGTGTAGACGTTTTATAGACTCTAAGGCGATTATTCGAACACAATTTTCTTTCTAAATTGACATTTGATTAGAAGTGAAAGTCTATAGAATAAAGAGAGAAGGTCACGGAATTTGTGAACCCAACAGTTCAATAAGAGGCAAGGCAAAAGCTATAATGTTGGctagctttcaaaaaattaacgttCATTTTTGCAACATGAGGAACAAATCAACCGCGTGGAAAGGTATCAATCTAATCTCGACTTTCAATGTTCTAAACTGAAACGAGTTGAaagaaatgattaaatttttcgaactcTGTTTCATTCAATTCGATTCCTGAAGATTTTTCCA
This region of Planococcus citri chromosome 5, ihPlaCitr1.1, whole genome shotgun sequence genomic DNA includes:
- the LOC135848997 gene encoding probable E3 ubiquitin-protein ligase MARCHF10; translated protein: MAGTGSSCTCRICLSSQDTEHLIRPCNCRGTMEFVHAFCLQNWIAVSSRLSCEVCQCGYRGRKMSKYGVLSSIYPYLQARWYQPKINLSLLFVFHLIEQIFLETRDYYTKKGKYRSRRDTLKCRLFASIVFRWLTMMLNPRHSLLVTMVLRDWSTWMQTQVIFVLDRKTPPK